A stretch of Hoplias malabaricus isolate fHopMal1 chromosome 10, fHopMal1.hap1, whole genome shotgun sequence DNA encodes these proteins:
- the LOC136707976 gene encoding uncharacterized protein codes for MVCWTVEKEIRLIDFMQAHRVLWDPREENYYRRREREAALDQLALLLGHDERGSNFSCTDIKEKIHSLRTAYNREVKKVESSILSGAEDAGYVPRWVHFSRMQFLRDVIKTRTTQDRMNHNIILQARLKNEIGQEPEDSAVPSTSDSNPCSIPESPIPRQRKRKANPNDSEAARMEIYSSIPKYLQQSVVDPNDTFGKYVADTLKGMGLWNRELCKAEIQQVMSKHLLNDLENDA; via the exons atggttTGCTGGACAGTGGAAAAGGAGATTCGCTTGATCGACTTCATGCAAG ctcacAGAGTGCTGTGGGACCCGAGGGAGGAGAATTACtacagaagaagagagagagaagcggcTCTGGATCAGCTTGCTTTGCTTCTGGGACATGACGAGAGAGGCAGCAACTTCAGCT GTACagatattaaagagaaaatCCACAGCTTGAGGACTGCATACAACCGAGAGGTCAAGAAGGTGGAATCTTCCATTCTTTCTGGAGCAGAAGATGCTGGGTATGTGCCACGATGGGTACACTTCAGCAGAATGCAGTTCCTGAGGGATGTGATTAAAACAAGAACCACCCAGGACAGGATGAATCACAACATAATTTTGCAGGCACGTTTG AAGAATGAGATTGGACAGGAACctgaggacagtgctgttccaaGCACCAGTGATTCCAATCCCTGTTCAATTCCTGAATCACCAATTCCAAGACAAAGAAAACGAAAAGCAAACCCGAATGACAGTGAAGCCGCAAGGATGGAAATTTACAGTAGCATACCTAAATATCTACAGCAATCTGTAGTGGATCCAAATGACACATTTGGAAAATACGTTGCTGACACTTTGAAAGGCATGGGGCTTTGGAACAGGGAACTTTGCAAAGCTGAGATACAGCAGGTTATGTCAAAGCACCTTCTGAATGACCTGGAAAATGATGCATGA
- the rps9 gene encoding 40S ribosomal protein S9 isoform X1 has translation MPVARSWVCRKTYITPRRPFEKSRLDQELKLIGEYGLRNKREVWRVKFTLAKIRKAARELLTLDEKDPKRLFEGNALLRRLVRIGVLDEGKMKLDYILGLKVEDFLERRLQTQVFKLGLAKSIHHARVLIRQRHIRVRKQVVNIPSFVVRLDSQKHIDFSLRSPYGGGRPGRVKRKNAKKGQGGAGGGDDEEED, from the exons ATGCCCGTTGCCAGGAGTTGGGTATGTCGCAAGACGTACATCACCCCTCGCCGACCCTTTGAGAAGTCCCGACTTGACCAGGAGTTGAAACTTATTG GAGAGTATGGGCTGAGGAACAAGCGTGAGGTGTGGAGGGTGAAGTTCACTCTGGCCAAAATCCGCAAAGCTGCCAGAGAGCTGCTCACCCTGGATGAGAAAGACCCCAAACGTCTCTTTGAGG GTAATGCTCTTCTGAGACGGTTGGTACGCATCGGTGTGCTGGATGAGGGTAAAATGAAGCTGGATTACATTCTCGGCCTGAAAGTGGAGGACTTCTTGGAAAGGAGGCTGCAGACTCAGGTTTTCAAGCTGGGCTTGGCCAAAAGTATCCACCATGCCCGTGTCCTCATCCGCCAGAGGCACATCCG tgtgcgTAAACAGGTGGTGAACATCCCCTCATTCGTCGTGAGACTGGACAGTCAGAAGCACATTGACTTCTCCCTGCGCTCACCATATGGAGGTGGCCGCCCGGGCCGTGTGAAGAGAAAGAATGCCAAGAAGGGCCAGGGAGGtgctggtggtggtgatgatgaagaggaggattAA
- the rps9 gene encoding 40S ribosomal protein S9 isoform X2, translating into MPVARSWVCRKTYITPRRPFEKSRLDQELKLIGEYGLRNKREVWRVKFTLAKIRKAARELLTLDEKDPKRLFEGNALLRRLVRIGVLDEGKMKLDYILGLKVEDFLERRLQTQVFKLGLAKSIHHARVLIRQRHIRPPIRFVLRLCFLSC; encoded by the exons ATGCCCGTTGCCAGGAGTTGGGTATGTCGCAAGACGTACATCACCCCTCGCCGACCCTTTGAGAAGTCCCGACTTGACCAGGAGTTGAAACTTATTG GAGAGTATGGGCTGAGGAACAAGCGTGAGGTGTGGAGGGTGAAGTTCACTCTGGCCAAAATCCGCAAAGCTGCCAGAGAGCTGCTCACCCTGGATGAGAAAGACCCCAAACGTCTCTTTGAGG GTAATGCTCTTCTGAGACGGTTGGTACGCATCGGTGTGCTGGATGAGGGTAAAATGAAGCTGGATTACATTCTCGGCCTGAAAGTGGAGGACTTCTTGGAAAGGAGGCTGCAGACTCAGGTTTTCAAGCTGGGCTTGGCCAAAAGTATCCACCATGCCCGTGTCCTCATCCGCCAGAGGCACATCCG GCCTCCTATACGTTTTGTGCTGAGGTTGTGCTTCCTCTCTTGTTAG